One part of the Desulfonema ishimotonii genome encodes these proteins:
- the mltF gene encoding membrane-bound lytic murein transglycosylase MltF, whose product MTIPRDLYKPALFLLCLCFSLLWGCDTPETPAPASPLDDILNAGEVIMITRNNANCYYQYRDRFAGFEYDLARAFADYLGVTLKVRVADKWDQMSALLREAPGALIAANTVITAERQKQVAFSEPYTEISLCIITHRENRNIRKIGDISGHRVHFRNESPYRQWLRTLKKQGIVPDAVPHDDLDTEELIAQVAEKKIGIALADSNSVRLNRQYYPQTVTLSATVPRARLAWGVHPRGHKLRKQISTFFKSVKQSGKFSAIWDRYYAASPELGHVDVDAFHRRIKTRLPRYLPFIRDAAGEYGFDWRLIAAQAYQESHLNPQARSKNGAYGLMQITSAAGRAQNATDLTDPRQNIHTGVRHLREMYDFFDRADADERMKIALAAYNVGQGHILDARILARSMNLNPDKWSSLARTLPLLSRKKYYSEALYGYCRGTEPTEYVRRVTAYYNILKHRSRRHKTEEARPALQDSPATDQ is encoded by the coding sequence ATGACCATCCCAAGGGATTTATACAAACCGGCCTTATTTCTCCTGTGTCTCTGTTTTTCTCTGCTCTGGGGCTGCGACACACCTGAGACGCCCGCGCCCGCCTCTCCCCTCGACGATATTCTGAATGCAGGCGAGGTCATTATGATCACCCGGAACAACGCCAATTGCTACTACCAGTACAGGGACCGGTTTGCAGGATTTGAATACGACCTGGCCAGGGCCTTCGCAGACTATCTGGGCGTTACGCTGAAGGTCAGAGTCGCAGACAAATGGGATCAGATGTCCGCCCTGCTGCGGGAAGCCCCCGGCGCACTGATTGCGGCAAACACGGTTATCACAGCAGAACGGCAAAAACAGGTCGCCTTTTCAGAACCGTACACGGAAATCAGCCTCTGCATTATCACCCACCGGGAAAACAGAAATATCCGGAAAATCGGGGATATTTCTGGCCACCGGGTTCATTTCAGAAACGAATCACCGTATCGGCAGTGGCTGAGGACGTTGAAAAAACAGGGAATCGTTCCGGATGCCGTGCCCCATGATGATCTGGATACAGAAGAGCTGATCGCACAGGTGGCGGAGAAAAAAATCGGAATCGCGCTGGCGGACAGCAACAGTGTGCGGCTGAACCGGCAATATTACCCTCAGACCGTCACCCTGTCGGCGACGGTTCCCAGGGCCCGCCTGGCATGGGGCGTCCATCCCCGGGGGCATAAACTGCGAAAACAGATCAGCACATTCTTCAAATCCGTAAAGCAGAGCGGAAAATTTTCGGCAATATGGGACCGGTACTACGCTGCCTCACCGGAACTCGGTCATGTGGATGTTGACGCCTTTCACCGGCGGATAAAAACCCGCCTGCCCCGCTATCTGCCCTTCATCCGGGATGCAGCCGGAGAATACGGCTTTGACTGGCGTCTCATTGCCGCGCAGGCCTATCAGGAATCCCACCTGAATCCGCAGGCCCGCAGCAAAAACGGCGCTTACGGGCTGATGCAGATCACCTCTGCCGCCGGCAGGGCCCAAAACGCGACCGATCTGACAGATCCCCGTCAGAATATCCATACGGGAGTCCGCCACCTCAGAGAGATGTACGACTTTTTCGACAGGGCCGATGCGGATGAGCGGATGAAAATTGCCCTGGCCGCCTATAATGTCGGACAGGGCCACATCCTTGACGCACGCATCCTTGCCCGGTCCATGAATCTGAACCCGGACAAATGGTCGTCGCTGGCCCGGACCCTGCCGCTGCTGAGCCGTAAAAAATACTATTCTGAGGCGCTGTACGGCTACTGCCGGGGAACCGAGCCGACAGAGTATGTCCGGCGGGTCACGGCCTACTACAACATCCTGAAACACCGGTCCCGGCGTCATAAGACAGAAGAGGCCCGCCCGGCATTGCAGGACAGCCCTGCGACGGACCAGTAA
- the ispG gene encoding flavodoxin-dependent (E)-4-hydroxy-3-methylbut-2-enyl-diphosphate synthase produces the protein MIPFASERKKTRQITVGSVKVGGAAPVAVQSMTNTLTQDVAATVAQIRRLEEAGCEIVRVAVPDRDAATAIGAIRRDIRIPLIADIHFDYRLALAAAEAGADGLRINPGNIGSMRKVRAVVDCARDRGLPIRIGVNAGSLEKEILEKYNGATPEGMVESALGHVKILESLSFHEIKISIKASDVGRTLAAYRLLSEKTDYPLHVGVTEAGGLYPGIVKSALGIGMLLAGGIGDTLRVSLTRDPVEEVRVGYEILRALGLRQRGPEIISCPTCGRCRIPLFDIAEQVEKALLTCPHPVKVAIMGCVVNGPGEAREADIGIAGGDGVGILFKKGEVVKKFPQEKLVAVLLEEVEKIGVTG, from the coding sequence ATGATACCTTTTGCATCGGAACGAAAAAAAACACGCCAGATCACTGTCGGGAGCGTCAAAGTGGGGGGCGCGGCCCCCGTGGCAGTTCAGTCGATGACCAATACCCTCACCCAGGATGTGGCTGCAACGGTTGCCCAGATCCGGCGGCTGGAAGAGGCCGGGTGTGAGATCGTCCGGGTTGCGGTGCCGGACAGGGATGCCGCGACTGCTATCGGGGCGATCCGGCGGGATATCCGCATTCCCCTGATTGCCGATATCCACTTTGATTACCGGCTGGCGCTGGCCGCAGCCGAGGCCGGGGCCGACGGTCTGCGGATCAACCCCGGCAATATCGGAAGCATGAGGAAGGTGCGGGCCGTTGTGGACTGCGCCAGGGACCGGGGGCTTCCCATCCGGATCGGGGTCAACGCAGGCTCTCTTGAAAAGGAGATTCTGGAGAAATATAACGGAGCGACGCCCGAGGGCATGGTGGAAAGCGCCCTGGGCCATGTGAAAATCCTGGAATCCCTCAGCTTTCATGAGATCAAGATATCGATTAAGGCATCGGATGTGGGGCGTACCCTGGCGGCTTACCGCCTCCTCTCGGAAAAGACCGATTATCCGCTCCATGTGGGCGTGACCGAGGCAGGGGGACTCTATCCGGGCATTGTCAAATCCGCCCTGGGGATCGGTATGCTTCTGGCCGGGGGCATCGGCGACACCCTGCGGGTTTCGCTGACCCGTGACCCGGTGGAGGAGGTCCGGGTGGGGTATGAAATCCTCAGGGCCCTGGGGCTGCGGCAGCGGGGACCGGAGATCATCTCCTGCCCCACCTGCGGGCGCTGCCGGATTCCTCTGTTTGATATCGCCGAGCAGGTGGAAAAGGCACTGCTGACCTGTCCCCACCCCGTCAAAGTGGCGATCATGGGGTGTGTGGTCAACGGGCCGGGCGAGGCCAGAGAGGCCGACATCGGCATCGCCGGCGGGGACGGCGTCGGCATTCTGTTCAAAAAGGGTGAGGTGGTGAAGAAATTTCCCCAGGAGAAGCTGGTGGCGGTATTGCTGGAAGAAGTGGAAAAAATCGGTGTGACAGGATAA
- the proS gene encoding proline--tRNA ligase: MAKKIQTAITPTRTEDYSEWYQQVVRASDMAEHSPVRGCMVIKPWGYALWENIQRSLDDMFKETGVTNAYFPLFIPLSFLEKEAEHVEGFAKECAVVTHHRLEQGPEGGLVPAGKLAEPLVVRPTSETIIGDSFSRWVSSYRDLPLLINQWCNVVRWEMRTRIFLRTSEFLWQEGHTVHATAEEAIARTGQMLDIYADLAEEYLAVPVIRGRKTPSERFPGAVDTLCIEAMMQDRKALQAGTSHFLGQNFATASGIKFQNAQEAEEYAWTTSWGASTRLIGGLIMTHGDDDGIIMPPRVAPSHVVLLPIARKAEERAAVMEYTENLARALRDTWYHHTRLRVEIDDRDIGGARGWEWIKKGIPLRVEIGPRDIAANSVFVARRDKPHREKTSVRRDQFVSGITALLDDIQKNLFSRAADYRKAHTVTIDDRDGFYAFFTPENAEKPEIHGGFVRAHWCESAECEAKIKEDLQVTIRCIPFDSPDEDGRCICCGKPSPRRVIFAKAY; the protein is encoded by the coding sequence ATGGCGAAAAAGATACAGACAGCGATTACTCCCACGCGGACAGAAGATTATTCGGAATGGTATCAGCAGGTGGTCAGGGCCTCGGACATGGCGGAGCATTCTCCGGTCCGGGGGTGTATGGTCATCAAGCCCTGGGGATACGCCCTGTGGGAGAACATCCAGCGCTCCCTTGACGATATGTTCAAAGAGACCGGCGTCACCAATGCCTATTTCCCGCTTTTTATCCCCCTCAGTTTTCTGGAAAAAGAGGCCGAGCATGTGGAGGGTTTTGCCAAGGAGTGCGCCGTTGTGACCCATCACCGTCTGGAACAGGGCCCGGAGGGCGGTCTTGTCCCTGCCGGAAAGCTGGCTGAACCGCTGGTGGTCCGCCCCACGTCCGAGACCATTATCGGAGACTCCTTTTCCCGCTGGGTCAGCAGCTACCGGGATCTGCCGCTGCTGATCAACCAGTGGTGCAATGTGGTTCGCTGGGAGATGCGGACCCGCATCTTTCTGAGAACCAGTGAATTTTTATGGCAGGAAGGACATACGGTTCATGCCACGGCCGAAGAGGCGATTGCCCGGACCGGACAGATGCTTGATATCTATGCTGATCTGGCCGAAGAATATCTGGCCGTACCGGTCATCAGGGGGCGCAAGACCCCGTCCGAAAGATTTCCGGGGGCGGTGGATACCCTGTGCATTGAGGCCATGATGCAGGATCGGAAGGCGCTTCAGGCGGGCACCTCTCATTTTCTGGGACAGAATTTTGCAACGGCATCCGGTATTAAGTTTCAGAACGCCCAGGAGGCGGAAGAGTACGCCTGGACCACCTCGTGGGGGGCGTCCACCCGGCTCATCGGCGGCCTGATTATGACCCACGGCGACGACGACGGCATTATCATGCCGCCCCGGGTCGCCCCCTCCCATGTGGTGCTGCTGCCCATTGCCCGCAAGGCCGAGGAACGGGCTGCGGTCATGGAATATACCGAAAATCTCGCCAGGGCGCTGCGGGATACCTGGTATCATCACACCCGGCTCCGGGTGGAGATCGACGACCGGGATATCGGCGGTGCCAGAGGGTGGGAGTGGATCAAAAAGGGAATTCCCCTCCGGGTGGAAATCGGTCCCAGGGATATTGCGGCGAACTCTGTCTTTGTGGCGCGCCGGGACAAACCCCATCGGGAAAAAACGTCCGTCCGGCGGGATCAGTTTGTGAGCGGCATCACCGCGCTGCTGGATGATATTCAGAAAAATCTCTTCAGCCGGGCCGCAGACTACCGCAAGGCCCACACCGTAACCATCGACGACAGAGACGGATTTTACGCCTTTTTCACCCCTGAAAACGCTGAAAAGCCGGAGATCCACGGGGGATTTGTCCGCGCCCACTGGTGTGAGTCGGCTGAATGCGAGGCAAAGATCAAGGAAGACCTTCAGGTGACCATCCGGTGCATCCCCTTTGACAGCCCTGATGAGGATGGCAGGTGTATCTGCTGCGGCAAACCCAGCCCCCGGCGGGTGATCTTTGCAAAGGCCTATTAA
- a CDS encoding RelA/SpoT family protein has product MIRISDIIDKVFENNPNADVDIIDRAYIYSARVHEGQVRLSGEPYLSHPLEVAGILADMKLDAVSIAAGLLHDVVEDTHATPEEIEAMFGAEVAHIVSGVTKLSKVHTHSAQERHAESIRKMVLAMADDLRVILIKLADRLHNMRTLRFHKKEEKKREISQETLDIYASLASRLGIYWIKKELEDTSFMYVYPDEFRRIEGLVSKDKAERENYIETVKGMIREEMEKHGLRCEVLGRYKHFYSVHQKMISQNLEFEDVYDIIAFRIILDTKPRCYEALGVLHALWKPIDIKFKDYIGRPKPNMYQSLHTTVIGPYGERVEIQIRTHEMDRVAKSGIAAHWGYKEGKQVDENVREKFAWLQNLVENQANIDNPEEFLESVRIDLFPDEVYVYTPNGEIKSLVKGATPVDFAYLIHTEVGNQCVGAKVNGRMVPLKYELKTGDIVEVMTANNHSPSKDWLGFVKTVKARSRIRQWIRTQEKERSISLGREMCEKAFRKYRMNYSEVVKSDEMEKIVSDFGFKALDDLIANVGYGKITPLQVVRKLQRSGVGDEEDSILDKIIHRVRKKKPRTGVTVKGLDDILIRFGKCCQPVPGDAIIGYITQGHGVTVHRVNCVNAMQLSPERQIEVEWLQNSTETYPVRIYIHSHDRVGLLADLAANISKSGANILNVNSEIREDNTVDSVFTLAVKDTVHLNKVLTAIKKVRQITKVKRLDV; this is encoded by the coding sequence ATGATCCGTATCAGCGATATTATTGATAAAGTGTTTGAAAATAACCCGAATGCGGATGTGGATATCATTGACCGGGCCTATATTTACTCCGCCAGGGTCCATGAAGGCCAGGTTCGTCTGTCCGGTGAACCCTATCTCTCCCATCCCCTGGAGGTCGCCGGTATTCTGGCCGACATGAAGCTGGATGCCGTAAGCATTGCCGCAGGTCTTCTGCACGACGTGGTGGAAGACACCCATGCGACGCCCGAAGAGATTGAAGCCATGTTCGGTGCGGAGGTGGCCCATATCGTTTCCGGCGTGACCAAGCTCAGCAAGGTCCACACCCACAGCGCCCAGGAACGCCATGCCGAAAGTATCCGGAAGATGGTCCTGGCAATGGCGGATGACCTGCGGGTGATCCTGATCAAGCTGGCAGACCGGCTGCACAACATGCGAACCCTCAGGTTTCACAAAAAGGAGGAAAAAAAGCGGGAAATTTCCCAGGAAACCCTTGATATTTATGCGTCGCTGGCCTCGCGTCTGGGAATCTACTGGATCAAGAAGGAGTTGGAAGACACCTCTTTCATGTACGTCTACCCGGACGAATTCAGGCGGATAGAGGGGCTGGTCAGCAAGGATAAGGCCGAGCGCGAAAATTATATTGAGACGGTGAAGGGCATGATCCGGGAGGAGATGGAGAAACACGGCCTCAGATGTGAAGTGCTGGGGCGGTATAAGCATTTTTACAGCGTTCATCAGAAGATGATTTCCCAGAACCTTGAGTTTGAGGATGTGTACGACATTATCGCGTTCAGGATCATACTCGATACCAAGCCCCGGTGTTACGAGGCTCTGGGGGTTTTACACGCCCTGTGGAAGCCTATTGATATCAAGTTCAAGGACTATATCGGACGTCCCAAGCCCAACATGTACCAGTCCCTCCATACCACAGTGATCGGGCCTTACGGTGAACGGGTGGAAATCCAGATTCGGACCCACGAGATGGACCGGGTGGCCAAATCCGGTATTGCCGCCCACTGGGGATATAAGGAGGGGAAACAGGTTGATGAGAATGTTCGCGAGAAGTTCGCATGGCTTCAGAATCTGGTTGAAAACCAGGCCAACATTGATAATCCGGAGGAATTTCTGGAGAGCGTCCGCATAGACCTTTTTCCGGATGAGGTCTATGTGTATACGCCCAACGGTGAGATCAAATCCCTGGTCAAAGGGGCAACGCCGGTGGATTTTGCCTATCTGATTCACACAGAGGTCGGCAATCAGTGCGTCGGGGCCAAGGTCAACGGCCGGATGGTTCCCCTTAAATATGAGCTGAAGACCGGCGATATCGTGGAGGTGATGACCGCCAACAACCACTCGCCCAGCAAGGACTGGCTCGGTTTTGTCAAAACGGTCAAGGCCCGTTCCAGAATTCGCCAGTGGATCAGAACCCAGGAAAAAGAGCGGAGCATCTCTCTGGGGCGGGAGATGTGTGAAAAGGCCTTCCGGAAGTACCGGATGAACTACAGCGAGGTGGTGAAATCCGATGAGATGGAAAAAATCGTGTCGGATTTCGGCTTCAAAGCCTTGGATGACCTGATTGCCAATGTCGGCTACGGCAAGATTACGCCCCTTCAGGTGGTCAGAAAGCTGCAGCGGTCCGGGGTGGGCGATGAGGAAGATTCAATTCTGGATAAGATTATCCACAGGGTTCGCAAGAAAAAGCCGAGAACCGGGGTGACGGTGAAGGGGCTGGACGATATTCTGATCCGGTTTGGCAAGTGTTGCCAGCCGGTTCCGGGGGATGCCATTATCGGCTATATTACGCAGGGGCACGGGGTAACGGTCCACCGGGTAAACTGTGTCAATGCCATGCAGCTGAGTCCCGAACGTCAGATAGAGGTGGAGTGGCTTCAGAATTCAACCGAGACATACCCGGTCAGAATTTACATCCACTCCCACGACCGGGTCGGACTGCTTGCCGATCTGGCCGCAAATATCAGTAAAAGCGGTGCCAATATCCTGAATGTCAATTCTGAAATCCGGGAGGACAATACCGTTGACAGCGTTTTTACGCTGGCCGTTAAAGACACCGTACATCTGAATAAGGTGCTAACGGCCATCAAAAAGGTCAGACAGATTACAAAGGTCAAACGCCTTGATGTTTAG
- the rpmB gene encoding 50S ribosomal protein L28, with amino-acid sequence MSKQCEVCGKKPLVGNNVSHAHNVNKRRFNPNLQRVRALKEGRVRKMVVCTNCIKSGRIVKAPKQTAFKPAPKHQGV; translated from the coding sequence ATGTCCAAACAATGTGAAGTCTGTGGGAAAAAACCGCTTGTGGGAAACAATGTCAGCCATGCCCACAATGTCAACAAACGCCGCTTTAACCCGAACCTCCAGCGGGTACGGGCGCTGAAAGAGGGACGGGTCAGAAAAATGGTGGTCTGCACCAATTGCATCAAGTCCGGTCGTATTGTCAAAGCCCCGAAGCAGACGGCCTTTAAACCGGCCCCTAAACATCAAGGCGTTTGA